One Actinomadura viridis genomic region harbors:
- a CDS encoding 4-hydroxy-3-methylbut-2-enyl diphosphate reductase, with protein MPFPRRRVLLAKPRSSCAGVVRAVQSVEVCLERYGPPVYVRKQIVHNAHVVKTLEERGAVFVEETDEVPHGAIVVFSAHGVAPAVHAEARARRLRTIDATCPLVTKVHREAVRFAAEDYDILLIGHESHEEVVGTLGEVPDRIHLIDGPEDVRTVQVRDPARVVWLSQTTLSVDDVLTTVAALRRRFPDLVDPPSDDICYATRNRQVAVKEIASAAELVIVVGSANSSNSVRLVEVARERGADAHLVDHAGNIDESWLDGVTTVGLTSGASVPDELVQDVLTWLDERGYGEVQEIEPVTESMNFALPRELDHPVTAGPSKETA; from the coding sequence ATGCCGTTTCCCCGACGCCGGGTCCTGCTCGCCAAACCGCGCAGCTCCTGCGCCGGCGTGGTACGGGCGGTGCAGAGTGTCGAGGTCTGCCTGGAGAGGTACGGACCCCCGGTCTACGTACGCAAGCAGATCGTGCACAACGCCCATGTCGTGAAGACCCTCGAGGAACGGGGCGCCGTCTTCGTCGAGGAGACCGACGAGGTGCCGCACGGGGCCATCGTCGTCTTCTCCGCCCATGGAGTGGCTCCGGCCGTCCACGCCGAGGCCAGGGCCCGGCGCCTGAGAACGATCGACGCCACGTGCCCGCTGGTCACCAAGGTCCACAGGGAAGCGGTCCGCTTCGCCGCCGAGGACTACGACATCCTGCTGATCGGGCACGAGAGCCACGAGGAGGTCGTCGGCACCCTGGGCGAGGTGCCGGATCGCATCCATCTGATCGACGGCCCGGAGGACGTGCGCACCGTCCAGGTGCGCGACCCCGCGCGAGTCGTGTGGCTGTCGCAGACCACCCTGTCGGTGGACGATGTCCTCACCACGGTGGCGGCCCTGCGCCGGCGGTTCCCCGACCTGGTGGATCCGCCGTCGGACGACATCTGCTACGCCACCCGGAACCGCCAGGTCGCGGTGAAGGAGATCGCCTCGGCCGCGGAACTCGTCATCGTCGTGGGCTCGGCGAACTCCTCCAACTCCGTCCGCCTGGTCGAGGTCGCCCGGGAGCGCGGCGCCGACGCTCACCTCGTGGACCACGCCGGGAACATCGACGAGTCGTGGCTCGACGGCGTGACGACCGTCGGGCTGACCAGCGGCGCCTCCGTCCCCGACGAACTCGTCCAGGACGTACTGACCTGGCTGGACGAACGGGGTTACGGCGAGGTGCAGGAGATCGAGCCCGTCACCGAGAGCATGAACTTCGCCCTGCCCCGCGAGTTGGACCACCCGGTCACGGCAGGGCCCTCGAAAGAGACCGCGTAG
- a CDS encoding undecaprenyl diphosphate synthase family protein — translation MVTNLMLLPDGMRRWSQKQGVSIEESYAAMTDKLVEFADWSREEGFTTFYVACSSVANYSRSAAVVAIAMNAYNEVVRRCHSDLNFNFSGTLDVVPERYLTELEALREKSDKRSGFTLHYVLGMSLSREICDIFNKLNGKIPAMTEEILAENAYVPEPIDYIIRPGGHTRMSSFYPLMSPFAEIYFCAPLLPDVTRADFQIALQDLRSRDRRYGLYPA, via the coding sequence ATGGTGACGAACTTGATGCTGCTGCCGGACGGAATGCGTCGCTGGTCCCAGAAGCAGGGCGTCTCCATCGAGGAGAGCTACGCGGCGATGACGGACAAGCTGGTCGAGTTCGCGGACTGGTCCAGGGAGGAAGGCTTCACGACCTTCTACGTCGCCTGCTCCTCCGTCGCGAACTACAGCCGTTCCGCCGCTGTGGTGGCCATTGCCATGAACGCCTACAACGAGGTCGTGCGCCGATGCCACAGCGACCTCAACTTCAATTTCTCCGGGACGCTCGACGTCGTTCCAGAACGTTACCTCACGGAACTGGAGGCGCTGCGGGAGAAGTCGGACAAGAGATCCGGGTTCACCCTGCACTACGTCCTGGGAATGTCGCTCTCCCGCGAGATCTGCGACATCTTCAACAAGCTCAACGGGAAGATCCCGGCGATGACCGAGGAGATCCTCGCGGAGAACGCCTACGTCCCGGAACCGATCGATTACATCATCCGCCCCGGCGGCCACACCCGGATGTCCTCCTTCTATCCGCTGATGTCGCCGTTCGCGGAGATCTACTTCTGCGCCCCCCTGCTGCCCGACGTGACGCGGGCCGACTTCCAGATCGCTCTCCAGGACCTTCGCAGCCGGGACCGGCGTTACGGTCTCTACCCGGCGTGA
- a CDS encoding helix-turn-helix domain-containing protein: MRKNAASTEIHKVGLTVDDVAAIWRIPKGTVYRYAHESKWRRYTHNRRVHYHPDDVMTTLDPPV, encoded by the coding sequence ATGAGAAAGAACGCGGCGAGCACCGAGATCCATAAAGTGGGCCTGACGGTCGATGATGTCGCCGCAATCTGGCGCATTCCCAAAGGCACCGTCTACCGTTATGCTCACGAGTCAAAATGGCGCCGCTACACCCACAACCGCCGTGTTCACTACCACCCTGACGATGTCATGACCACGCTTGATCCGCCGGTTTGA
- a CDS encoding aromatic prenyltransferase has product MSRKAATDFYAAIEKSAGLLDVKCSRAKVWPIVTAFEDALPKAAILFRVATDTRHEAELNCHLMMLPGDVDPYALALSKGLIKNAGHPIDTLLSDIEERFPVDSYGIDFGIVGGFQKAWSCFPGDSMQKLSELAGVPSMPRGLAENIDLFARYDLAENITLIGMDYEHRTMNVYFGEVAECLRPQVVRSMLREMGMPDPSEQLLNFAGQAFGFYATLSWDSSKIERFCYSAITRDPLALLDRVDPKIEHFLKTIPYGGDDPKAVYVATSPADGEYHKVQSYYQWRPRLVNHMHTSVSDTSD; this is encoded by the coding sequence ATGTCCAGAAAAGCCGCCACCGATTTCTACGCGGCCATCGAGAAATCAGCCGGGCTGCTGGACGTGAAATGTTCACGTGCCAAGGTCTGGCCCATTGTGACCGCCTTCGAGGATGCGCTCCCGAAGGCCGCGATCCTCTTCAGGGTGGCGACGGACACGCGCCACGAGGCCGAGCTCAACTGTCACCTGATGATGCTTCCCGGTGACGTCGATCCCTACGCACTCGCTCTGTCGAAGGGCCTCATCAAGAATGCGGGCCACCCCATCGACACCCTGCTGTCCGACATCGAGGAACGATTCCCGGTCGACAGTTACGGCATTGACTTCGGCATCGTCGGCGGCTTCCAGAAGGCATGGTCGTGCTTCCCGGGGGACAGCATGCAGAAGCTGTCGGAGCTGGCCGGCGTTCCGTCCATGCCGCGCGGGCTGGCCGAGAACATCGACCTCTTCGCCCGCTACGACCTGGCCGAGAACATCACCCTGATCGGGATGGACTACGAGCACAGGACGATGAACGTGTACTTCGGTGAGGTCGCCGAGTGCCTCCGGCCGCAGGTCGTCCGATCGATGCTTCGCGAGATGGGCATGCCGGATCCGAGCGAGCAGCTGCTGAACTTCGCCGGTCAGGCGTTCGGCTTCTATGCCACGCTCAGCTGGGACTCTTCGAAGATCGAGCGGTTCTGCTATTCCGCGATCACGCGTGATCCGCTGGCACTCCTCGATCGGGTCGACCCGAAGATCGAGCACTTCCTCAAAACGATTCCGTACGGCGGCGACGACCCCAAGGCCGTCTACGTCGCCACCTCGCCGGCCGACGGGGAATACCACAAGGTCCAGTCGTATTACCAATGGCGGCCTCGGCTGGTGAACCACATGCACACGAGCGTGTCGGATACCAGCGATTAG
- a CDS encoding 1-deoxy-D-xylulose-5-phosphate synthase, with translation MALLDSIRGPDDLDDLPAGELPALAEEIREFLVRTVSRTGGHLGPNLGVVELTLALHRVFASPRDRIIFDTGHQAYVHKLLTGRLADFGRLRERGGLSGYPSQAESAHDVVESSHASTALAYADGLAKAHQRRGITDRSVVAVIGDGALTGGLAWEGLNNLVDDPGRPVIVVLNDNGRSYAPTVGGLGHHLHRLRTSPASRPERDGRDGGAAGDNLFTQLGFAYIGPIDGHDVSACERALRTARTMRRPVVVHAVTRKGRGYPPAENDQADHMHGIGRIDPVTGEAVPSSGTSWTKLFADELCAVGAERDDLVAITAAMPGPTGLAAFGKRFPERMYDVGIAEQHAACSAAGLALGGMHPVVAVYSTFLNRAFDQVVMDVALHRLPVTFVLDRAGITGPDGPSHHGMWDLPILGVVPGVRVAAPRDPGRLRELLREAVEVTDGPTVLRFPKATAGPDIDAIARVDGIDILHRGSGRPLDVLIVAAGTLADVCLQAAGVLEDQGVGVTVVDPRWVIPVNPALTGLVARHGLAVTAEDGSRTGGVGALLAQACADAGVRTPVRNLGIPRAFIEHGDRPGLLADAGLSCERIVEAIRHHLDGLRAPAVSPGERSLR, from the coding sequence ATGGCACTGCTGGACAGCATCCGCGGTCCCGACGATCTGGATGATCTGCCCGCGGGTGAACTGCCCGCTCTGGCGGAGGAGATCCGCGAGTTCCTGGTCCGAACGGTGTCCCGCACCGGCGGGCACCTGGGCCCCAACCTGGGCGTGGTGGAGCTGACCCTCGCGCTGCACCGGGTGTTCGCCTCGCCCCGCGACAGGATCATCTTCGACACCGGCCACCAGGCGTACGTGCACAAGCTGCTCACCGGCCGGCTGGCGGACTTCGGACGGCTCCGCGAGCGCGGTGGCCTGTCCGGGTACCCGTCGCAGGCCGAGTCCGCGCACGACGTGGTGGAGAGTTCGCACGCCTCCACCGCACTCGCCTACGCCGACGGCCTGGCCAAGGCCCACCAGCGGCGCGGGATCACCGACCGGTCGGTGGTCGCGGTGATCGGCGATGGCGCGCTCACCGGCGGCCTGGCCTGGGAAGGGCTCAACAACCTGGTCGACGACCCCGGCCGGCCGGTGATCGTCGTGCTCAACGACAACGGCCGCTCGTACGCCCCCACCGTCGGCGGACTCGGCCACCACCTGCACAGGCTGCGCACCTCGCCGGCCTCCCGGCCGGAGCGCGACGGCCGCGACGGCGGCGCGGCCGGCGACAACCTGTTCACCCAGCTCGGCTTCGCCTACATCGGCCCCATCGACGGCCATGACGTCTCCGCCTGCGAACGGGCGCTCCGGACGGCCCGCACCATGCGCCGCCCCGTCGTCGTCCACGCCGTCACGCGCAAAGGCCGCGGATACCCGCCCGCAGAGAACGATCAGGCCGACCACATGCACGGCATCGGGAGGATCGATCCGGTCACCGGAGAGGCCGTCCCGTCGTCCGGGACCTCCTGGACGAAGCTGTTCGCCGACGAGCTGTGCGCCGTCGGCGCGGAACGCGACGACCTCGTCGCCATCACCGCCGCCATGCCCGGCCCCACCGGGCTGGCGGCTTTCGGGAAGCGGTTCCCGGAACGGATGTACGACGTCGGCATCGCCGAGCAGCACGCCGCCTGCTCGGCCGCCGGGCTCGCCCTCGGCGGGATGCATCCCGTCGTCGCGGTCTACTCCACGTTCCTCAACCGCGCCTTCGACCAAGTCGTCATGGACGTCGCCCTGCACCGGCTGCCGGTGACGTTCGTGCTGGACCGCGCCGGGATCACCGGGCCGGACGGCCCCAGCCACCACGGGATGTGGGACCTTCCCATCCTCGGCGTGGTCCCCGGCGTGCGGGTCGCCGCGCCCCGCGACCCTGGGCGGCTCCGCGAACTCCTCCGTGAAGCCGTCGAGGTCACCGACGGTCCGACCGTCCTGCGCTTCCCCAAGGCCACCGCCGGACCGGACATCGACGCGATCGCCCGGGTCGACGGCATCGACATCCTGCACCGCGGCAGCGGCCGTCCCCTCGACGTTCTCATCGTCGCCGCCGGGACGCTCGCCGACGTCTGCCTCCAGGCCGCCGGCGTCCTCGAAGACCAGGGCGTCGGTGTCACCGTCGTCGACCCTCGCTGGGTGATACCGGTCAACCCCGCCCTCACCGGGCTCGTCGCCCGCCACGGCCTCGCCGTCACCGCCGAAGACGGCAGCCGCACCGGCGGAGTGGGCGCGCTGCTCGCCCAGGCCTGCGCCGACGCCGGCGTGCGAACCCCGGTCCGCAACCTCGGAATTCCCCGCGCCTTCATCGAACACGGGGACAGGCCCGGCCTCCTGGCCGACGCGGGCCTGTCCTGTGAACGCATCGTCGAAGCCATCCGGCACCACCTCGACGGCCTGCGCGCCCCCGCGGTGTCCCCTGGGGAAAGGAGCCTGCGATGA
- a CDS encoding RNA polymerase sigma-70 factor yields the protein MSISDLYGDLRPWASAVAYQMLGSVSEAEDVVQEAFLRMHQTLQRDERIDSPRAYLATLVTRLAIDQLRSARVRREQYVGEWLPEPLAIESLPAEQAEIAESLSLAFLVLLESLTPQQRAAFLLREVFDYPYAEVADIIGTDVDSTRHLVARARNHLRKRRPRYYASRRQREELARCFFAAAEEGDLSALERLLSQDVTLRVDGGGKVPAQVRPVNGRMRVARALASATSMLARSGIRVHVTEINGQPGAVTIGADDRPVGVLGLDIADGRIQAIHFIANPDKLRHLDWSGHLGALPRPGGRSNG from the coding sequence ATGTCGATCTCGGATCTGTACGGTGACCTGCGGCCCTGGGCGTCCGCCGTCGCCTACCAGATGCTCGGCAGCGTGAGCGAAGCCGAGGACGTGGTGCAGGAGGCGTTCCTGCGGATGCACCAGACCCTGCAACGGGACGAACGGATCGACTCGCCGCGGGCGTACCTCGCCACGCTGGTCACCCGCCTGGCCATCGACCAGCTTCGCTCGGCGCGGGTGCGGCGGGAACAGTACGTCGGCGAGTGGCTGCCGGAACCGCTGGCGATCGAATCGCTGCCGGCCGAGCAGGCCGAGATCGCCGAATCGCTGTCCCTGGCGTTCCTGGTGCTGCTGGAAAGCCTGACACCGCAGCAGCGCGCCGCCTTCCTGTTGCGCGAGGTGTTCGATTACCCGTACGCGGAGGTCGCCGACATCATCGGCACCGATGTGGACAGCACGCGGCATCTGGTCGCGCGGGCCCGCAACCACCTGCGGAAACGCCGGCCGCGCTACTACGCCTCGCGGCGGCAGCGGGAGGAACTGGCCCGGTGTTTCTTCGCCGCCGCCGAGGAGGGCGACCTTTCGGCGCTGGAGCGGCTCCTGTCGCAGGATGTGACGCTGCGCGTCGACGGCGGCGGCAAGGTGCCGGCGCAGGTGCGGCCGGTCAACGGCCGGATGCGCGTGGCGCGGGCCCTGGCGAGCGCGACCTCCATGCTGGCGCGCAGCGGGATCCGCGTCCACGTCACCGAGATCAACGGCCAGCCCGGCGCGGTGACGATCGGCGCTGATGACCGGCCGGTCGGAGTCCTGGGGCTCGACATCGCCGACGGCCGGATACAGGCGATCCATTTCATCGCCAATCCCGACAAGCTCCGGCACCTCGACTGGTCCGGCCACCTCGGCGCCCTGCCGCGCCCGGGCGGCCGGTCCAACGGCTGA
- the ispG gene encoding flavodoxin-dependent (E)-4-hydroxy-3-methylbut-2-enyl-diphosphate synthase, whose translation MVNLGMPRVPPVVAPRRRSRRLRLGHDDRAVLVGGDAPVSVQSMTTTVTADVNATLQQIAELTASGCQIVRVAVPSADDAEALPEIARKSQIPVVADIHFQPRYVFAAIDAGCAAVRVNPGNIKAFDDKVAQIAKAAGEARVPIRIGVNAGSLDRRLLAKYGSATADALVESALWECSLFEEHGFRDLKISVKHHDPVVMIAAYRKLAAACDHPLHLGVTEAGPRFQGTVKSAVAFGALLAEGIGDTIRVSLSAPPAEEVKVGIAILEALGLRQRRLEIVSCPSCGRAQVDVYKLADEVTAGLDGLEVPLRVAVMGCVVNGPGEAREADLGVASGNGKGQIFVKGEVIATVPESKIVETLVENALRLAEEAAGDGRAPAGKPQIITDAPAPN comes from the coding sequence ATGGTGAATCTCGGCATGCCCCGGGTGCCCCCGGTGGTCGCCCCGCGCCGCAGGAGCCGGCGGTTGAGGCTGGGGCATGATGACCGGGCCGTCCTGGTGGGCGGCGACGCGCCGGTGAGCGTGCAGTCGATGACCACGACGGTGACGGCGGACGTGAACGCGACGTTGCAGCAGATCGCGGAGCTGACGGCGTCCGGGTGCCAGATCGTGCGGGTGGCGGTGCCCTCGGCCGACGACGCCGAGGCGCTGCCGGAGATCGCGCGCAAGTCGCAGATCCCGGTGGTGGCCGACATCCACTTCCAGCCGCGGTACGTGTTCGCGGCGATCGACGCCGGGTGCGCGGCGGTGCGGGTGAACCCCGGGAACATCAAGGCGTTCGATGACAAGGTGGCGCAGATCGCGAAGGCCGCGGGGGAGGCACGGGTGCCGATCCGGATCGGCGTGAACGCGGGGTCGCTGGACAGGCGCCTGCTGGCCAAGTACGGCAGCGCGACCGCGGACGCGCTGGTGGAGTCGGCGCTGTGGGAGTGCTCGCTGTTCGAGGAGCACGGGTTCCGGGATCTGAAGATCTCGGTCAAGCACCACGACCCGGTGGTGATGATCGCGGCGTACCGGAAGCTGGCGGCCGCGTGCGACCACCCGCTGCACCTAGGGGTGACCGAGGCGGGACCGCGGTTCCAGGGAACGGTGAAGTCGGCGGTGGCTTTCGGGGCCCTGCTGGCCGAGGGGATCGGGGACACGATCCGGGTGTCGCTGTCGGCGCCGCCGGCCGAGGAGGTCAAGGTCGGGATCGCGATCCTGGAGGCGCTCGGGCTCCGGCAGCGCCGCCTGGAGATCGTGTCGTGTCCCTCCTGCGGCCGGGCGCAGGTGGACGTGTACAAGCTCGCCGACGAGGTCACCGCGGGACTGGACGGATTGGAGGTGCCGTTGCGGGTCGCGGTGATGGGCTGCGTCGTCAACGGGCCCGGTGAGGCGCGCGAGGCCGACCTCGGCGTCGCCTCGGGAAACGGGAAGGGGCAGATCTTCGTCAAGGGCGAGGTCATCGCCACCGTCCCCGAATCCAAGATCGTCGAGACCCTGGTCGAGAACGCCCTTCGGCTGGCCGAAGAGGCCGCGGGCGACGGCCGGGCGCCCGCCGGCAAACCACAGATCATCACCGATGCGCCCGCTCCGAACTAG
- a CDS encoding vanadium-dependent haloperoxidase gives MTTPEQSDVPSPSLGRRSLLIGGLGGASTVALTALGHTGTAAAAPRPSATNAPTQIDFDFDEDNFHRDLIAVAGDSTFGGEQAFGPMDASIIIWIQGIMVTAWFDALAPYHPTAVGLHSRIARRPRSEAATNRNKNIAAIHATYQVVKTVYPERSKVVAQVMTAIGMNPEDDSEDPATPVGIGNIAGKASVKAHLRDGMNFLGDEGRKYHGQEFEDYTGYQPVNTAYKLVDPSRWQPRLHTHRRRVGGGPGDKGIFVSQHFVTPHAGLVKAHTYRDPGRFKLAPPDHLDHTDRQRYKRSADEILAASAALTDRQKVTVEFFDNKFLGIGQATLAAGNAHDLDLDAWVHLQFTSGLAQFDDLIAAWHYKRKYEAPRPFTVIRHVYGDRRVTAWGGVGKGTVNDIPADEWSAYIPVGDHPEYPSGSTTLCAAEAQASRRFLGDDILDWRYSVKAGATLTEPRLVPAKDVELHYPTWTAFNQDCARSRVWGGVHFPTTVERSLEFGKQFGDLAYEFAQRYIKGEVGD, from the coding sequence ATGACAACGCCCGAACAATCTGACGTTCCAAGCCCCTCACTGGGGCGCAGGTCGCTCCTGATCGGCGGGCTCGGGGGAGCCTCGACCGTGGCGCTGACCGCCCTGGGGCACACCGGAACCGCCGCAGCCGCCCCGCGCCCCTCGGCGACGAACGCGCCCACCCAGATCGACTTCGACTTCGACGAGGACAACTTCCACCGGGACCTGATCGCCGTCGCGGGCGACTCGACCTTCGGGGGTGAACAGGCATTCGGCCCGATGGACGCGTCCATCATCATCTGGATCCAGGGCATCATGGTGACCGCGTGGTTCGACGCGCTGGCCCCCTACCACCCGACGGCGGTCGGCCTGCACTCCCGGATCGCGCGGCGCCCCCGCAGCGAGGCCGCGACCAACAGGAACAAGAACATCGCCGCCATCCACGCCACGTACCAGGTGGTGAAGACCGTCTATCCGGAGCGGTCGAAAGTCGTGGCACAGGTGATGACCGCGATCGGCATGAACCCCGAAGACGATTCGGAGGACCCGGCCACGCCGGTCGGTATCGGGAACATCGCCGGGAAGGCCAGCGTCAAGGCCCACCTGCGGGACGGCATGAACTTCCTCGGTGACGAGGGCCGCAAGTACCACGGCCAGGAGTTCGAGGACTACACCGGGTACCAGCCCGTGAACACCGCCTACAAACTGGTCGACCCCTCACGGTGGCAGCCGAGGTTGCACACGCACCGCCGCCGTGTCGGCGGAGGGCCGGGCGACAAGGGCATCTTCGTCAGCCAGCACTTCGTCACGCCGCATGCCGGGCTGGTCAAGGCGCACACCTACCGGGACCCGGGCCGGTTCAAGCTCGCCCCGCCCGACCACCTCGACCACACCGACCGCCAGCGGTACAAGCGGTCGGCGGACGAGATACTGGCGGCGTCGGCCGCGCTCACCGACCGGCAGAAGGTGACGGTGGAGTTCTTCGACAACAAGTTCCTGGGCATCGGCCAGGCGACGCTGGCCGCCGGCAACGCCCACGATCTCGACCTGGACGCGTGGGTCCACCTGCAGTTCACGAGCGGCCTGGCCCAGTTCGACGACCTGATCGCCGCGTGGCATTACAAGCGCAAGTACGAGGCTCCCCGGCCGTTCACCGTGATCCGGCACGTGTACGGCGACCGCCGGGTGACCGCCTGGGGCGGCGTCGGCAAGGGGACGGTCAATGACATTCCCGCCGATGAGTGGAGCGCCTATATCCCCGTGGGGGACCACCCCGAGTACCCGTCCGGCTCCACGACGCTCTGCGCGGCCGAGGCGCAGGCGTCGCGGCGCTTCCTCGGGGACGACATCCTGGACTGGCGGTACTCCGTCAAGGCCGGCGCGACGCTGACGGAGCCGAGGCTCGTCCCCGCCAAGGACGTCGAACTGCACTATCCCACCTGGACCGCCTTCAACCAGGACTGCGCCAGGAGCCGGGTGTGGGGCGGGGTGCACTTCCCGACGACGGTCGAAAGGTCCCTGGAGTTCGGCAAGCAGTTCGGCGACCTGGCCTACGAGTTCGCGCAGCGGTACATCAAGGGCGAAGTCGGGGACTGA
- a CDS encoding aromatic prenyltransferase, producing MSGEAAAEKFYSDIEETARLVGVDCSRDKISPILSAYRDAFVEGGIVFSVDATRRHLGELNYAFTVPPAIDDPHAHALSNGFVAETDHPVGAVLSDVRARCAVAEHLIDCGVVGGFRKLYAHFPHDHLSVSEIADIPSMPPAVADNVGLFTRYGLRNVAMIGVNYAQRTVSVYFQFDPENRPGPAAMGSMMRELGLAEPQERMLEFTRNSLRANLTLGWDSSEILRVALAPPPRRGLDPSMVPVRIEPHIERFATSAPRVYPGERVNLFAVKWTPAAEYLEVCSYYKLTPMLEKLFVESHEK from the coding sequence ATGTCCGGAGAAGCCGCGGCGGAGAAGTTCTACTCGGACATCGAGGAGACGGCCCGGCTCGTGGGCGTCGATTGTTCACGAGACAAGATCTCACCGATCCTTTCCGCGTACCGGGACGCGTTCGTGGAGGGCGGCATCGTGTTCAGCGTGGACGCCACCAGGCGCCACTTGGGAGAGCTCAACTACGCCTTCACGGTCCCCCCGGCGATCGATGACCCGCACGCCCACGCGCTGTCGAACGGTTTCGTCGCCGAGACGGACCATCCTGTCGGCGCCGTGCTCTCCGACGTGCGGGCCCGATGCGCCGTCGCCGAGCACCTCATCGACTGCGGAGTCGTCGGCGGCTTCCGGAAACTCTACGCGCACTTCCCGCACGATCATCTGAGCGTGTCGGAGATCGCCGATATCCCTTCCATGCCGCCCGCCGTGGCCGACAACGTCGGTCTCTTCACCCGCTACGGCTTGCGCAACGTGGCGATGATCGGTGTCAACTACGCCCAGAGAACCGTGAGCGTGTACTTCCAGTTCGACCCCGAGAACCGGCCCGGGCCGGCGGCCATGGGGTCGATGATGCGCGAACTCGGCCTGGCGGAACCGCAGGAGCGGATGCTGGAGTTCACCCGGAACTCGCTGCGGGCGAACCTCACCCTCGGCTGGGATTCTTCGGAGATCCTCCGGGTCGCCCTCGCCCCTCCGCCGCGCCGCGGTCTGGATCCGTCGATGGTGCCCGTACGAATCGAACCGCATATCGAACGGTTCGCGACCAGTGCTCCGCGCGTGTACCCCGGCGAGCGCGTGAACCTTTTCGCGGTCAAGTGGACGCCCGCCGCCGAGTATCTGGAGGTCTGTTCCTACTACAAGCTCACACCGATGCTGGAAAAACTATTCGTGGAGAGCCACGAAAAGTAG
- a CDS encoding type III polyketide synthase yields the protein MPTLCKPAVSVPEYVVTMEETLEFAERVHSGKPQLPLALRLIRNTGVRKRHIVQPIEEALRHPGFEERNRIYELESKKRCPEVIEQALANAAVTVRDIDAIIYVSCTGFLMPSLTAWLINSMGFRYDTRQIPIAQLGCAAGGAAINRAQEFCLAHPRSNVLIVSCELCSLCYQPGDDTIGALLSDGLFGDAVAAAVVRGTGGTGMALERNSSYLIPDTEEWISYAVRGTGFHFQLDRRVPGTMEPLAPVLRELAANHGWDARNLDFYIIHAGGPRILDDLAKFLDVDREMFRYSWATLTEHGNIASAVVLDALRRLFEDDGPAPGATGMIAGFGPGITAEMAVGRWTVDTPGEADRARLDALTSHVQ from the coding sequence GTGCCAACGCTGTGCAAGCCGGCGGTCAGTGTGCCGGAATATGTCGTCACCATGGAAGAGACCCTAGAATTCGCCGAGCGAGTCCATTCAGGAAAGCCCCAGCTTCCGCTTGCCCTCCGTCTGATCCGGAACACGGGTGTGCGGAAGCGGCATATCGTACAGCCCATCGAGGAAGCGCTTCGCCATCCGGGCTTCGAGGAGCGGAACCGGATCTACGAGCTCGAATCCAAGAAACGATGCCCCGAGGTCATCGAACAGGCCCTGGCGAACGCCGCGGTAACGGTACGCGACATCGATGCCATCATCTACGTGTCGTGCACGGGATTCCTCATGCCGTCTCTCACCGCATGGCTGATCAACAGCATGGGCTTCCGGTACGACACTCGGCAGATCCCGATCGCCCAGCTGGGGTGCGCGGCCGGCGGCGCGGCGATCAACCGTGCGCAGGAGTTCTGCCTCGCCCACCCCCGAAGCAACGTCCTGATCGTCTCCTGTGAGCTGTGCTCGCTGTGCTATCAGCCCGGCGACGACACGATCGGTGCGCTCCTGTCCGACGGGTTGTTCGGTGACGCGGTCGCGGCCGCCGTGGTGCGGGGGACCGGAGGCACCGGCATGGCCTTGGAGCGCAATTCCTCCTATCTCATTCCTGACACGGAGGAATGGATCTCCTACGCTGTGCGCGGCACCGGCTTCCATTTCCAGCTGGACCGCCGGGTGCCCGGGACGATGGAGCCGCTCGCCCCCGTGCTGCGCGAGCTCGCCGCGAACCACGGTTGGGACGCGCGCAACCTCGACTTCTACATCATCCACGCCGGGGGACCGCGGATCCTGGACGACCTCGCCAAATTCCTCGACGTCGACCGGGAGATGTTCCGCTACAGCTGGGCGACCCTGACCGAGCACGGCAACATCGCCAGCGCCGTCGTACTCGACGCGCTGCGCAGGCTGTTCGAGGACGACGGCCCGGCGCCGGGCGCCACCGGCATGATCGCGGGCTTCGGTCCCGGCATCACCGCCGAGATGGCGGTGGGCCGCTGGACCGTCGACACCCCCGGGGAGGCGGATCGAGCCCGGCTCGACGCGCTGACCTCCCACGTTCAGTGA